A genome region from Clostridium pasteurianum includes the following:
- a CDS encoding DUF134 domain-containing protein has protein sequence MPRPIKFRKVESLPKYTYFVPEGIRKCELHEILIKVEELEAMRLKDIEELNQEECAEKMHVSRQTFQNIIDSARKKVALALTEGKAINISGGNYTRNLCKFKCIACGNVYEIKYEEDKSVCPVCGSNKVMCSKKSDFCRKVCHKKCKNNKCIGGDLNENSNT, from the coding sequence GTGCCAAGGCCAATTAAATTTAGGAAAGTTGAAAGCTTGCCGAAATATACATATTTTGTGCCAGAGGGAATAAGGAAATGTGAACTCCATGAAATACTTATAAAGGTTGAAGAACTTGAAGCTATGAGACTTAAGGATATAGAAGAACTAAATCAAGAAGAGTGTGCGGAAAAAATGCATGTTTCAAGGCAAACCTTCCAAAATATAATAGATAGTGCAAGAAAAAAAGTTGCTTTAGCACTTACGGAGGGAAAAGCAATAAATATAAGTGGTGGAAATTATACTAGAAATTTGTGTAAGTTTAAATGTATAGCTTGTGGCAATGTTTATGAAATAAAGTATGAAGAAGATAAAAGTGTGTGTCCGGTATGTGGTTCAAATAAAGTCATGTGCAGCAAAAAAAGTGATTTTTGTCGTAAGGTGTGCCATAAGAAGTGCAAAAATAATAAATGTATTGGAGGAGATTTAAATGAAAATAGCAATACCTAA
- a CDS encoding cation diffusion facilitator family transporter, which translates to MLVKFIVSKFIKDYSNIDNKKVRENYGILSSIMGLIINSILFIIELTIGILINSIAVIADSFHNLADVSASVITLIGFKLSNKPADKKHPFGHGRIEYLSSLLISAIIILVGVEFVKTSFSRILKPEAVNFNMISFIIILIAIPLKLWLSYFNKTIGKEIDSSALKASGADALNDVYILSSVILSLLVSVFSTISIDGYVGIFIGAMIIWSGVSSMRETIDPLLGQAPDPALVKAIKKMALECDVILGIHDLIIHNYGPGRIMISFHAEVPYNIPIMTLHSKIDEVENKISETLGIFVVVHMDPLLIGSPEVDEAKKYVSKILKNDFPAVGSFHDFRIVGSGEDKKLIFDVVVPFDKKITPEKFDDLVDAIKNDIQKEHPHYNCVITVDRDYTGA; encoded by the coding sequence ATGCTTGTAAAATTTATAGTTTCAAAATTTATAAAAGATTATAGCAATATAGATAATAAAAAAGTTAGAGAAAATTATGGAATCCTCAGCAGTATAATGGGCCTCATAATAAACTCTATTCTTTTTATAATAGAACTTACTATTGGTATTTTAATAAATAGTATAGCTGTAATAGCCGATTCTTTTCATAATCTTGCAGATGTAAGTGCTTCAGTTATAACACTTATAGGGTTTAAATTATCAAATAAACCAGCAGATAAAAAACATCCTTTTGGTCATGGCAGAATAGAATATCTATCTTCGCTATTAATATCTGCAATAATAATTCTTGTTGGTGTTGAATTCGTTAAAACTTCATTTTCAAGAATTTTAAAACCAGAAGCAGTTAATTTTAATATGATTTCATTTATAATAATTTTAATTGCAATACCTCTTAAATTATGGTTAAGTTATTTTAATAAAACCATCGGGAAAGAAATCGATTCCTCAGCTCTAAAAGCTTCAGGTGCTGATGCTTTAAACGATGTTTACATACTTTCAAGTGTAATCTTATCACTTTTAGTATCTGTTTTTTCTACAATATCTATAGATGGATATGTTGGTATTTTCATAGGTGCAATGATAATCTGGTCTGGTGTATCATCAATGCGAGAAACTATTGATCCACTACTAGGTCAAGCTCCTGATCCTGCTCTCGTAAAGGCCATAAAGAAAATGGCACTTGAATGTGATGTGATTTTAGGTATACACGATTTAATTATACACAATTATGGACCAGGCAGAATTATGATTTCTTTCCATGCTGAAGTTCCATACAATATTCCAATTATGACTTTACATAGTAAAATAGATGAAGTCGAAAACAAGATTTCTGAAACTTTAGGAATATTTGTAGTAGTTCATATGGATCCTCTGTTAATTGGATCTCCTGAAGTTGATGAAGCCAAAAAATACGTATCAAAAATATTAAAAAATGATTTTCCAGCTGTAGGTTCATTTCATGATTTTAGAATAGTCGGAAGCGGCGAGGACAAAAAATTAATTTTTGATGTAGTAGTTCCTTTTGATAAAAAAATAACGCCTGAAAAATTTGATGATTTAGTCGATGCTATAAAAAATGACATACAAAAAGAACACCCTCATTACAACTGCGTAATTACAGTAGACAGAGACTATACCGGCGCATAA
- a CDS encoding phosphatase PAP2 family protein, with protein sequence MLLNILTAQFNITTIKFLQQFSNPFLDKLAQAITMTAEEYFIIIFIGIVYLCIDKKLGYLMAVTLLFSSTINYFVKCIFKVKRPIGTPGVRSLRLQTADGYSFPSGHTQGAAVFWCSLMKRLKKMIVYIVGAVMIVLVALSRLYLGVHRPVDVVGGFVFGIICVIVLNRIFQYDGYKKNLIVFLFIILPMIVITVYINDSKLYKELGAIIGFVIGYNIENKYIKFNPKTSVCKNLIKVIISVSGLLIVSILFKTFLPHGHVLDLITYFCGVLWFTAGDGLIIVKLSL encoded by the coding sequence TTGTTACTTAATATTTTAACTGCACAATTTAATATAACTACAATAAAGTTTTTGCAGCAATTCTCTAATCCTTTTTTAGATAAATTAGCACAAGCTATAACAATGACTGCGGAGGAATACTTCATAATTATATTTATAGGGATAGTGTATTTATGTATTGATAAAAAGCTTGGGTACTTAATGGCTGTAACATTATTATTTAGCAGCACTATTAATTATTTTGTAAAATGTATTTTTAAAGTCAAAAGGCCAATAGGAACTCCAGGGGTGCGTTCTCTTAGACTTCAGACAGCAGACGGATACTCATTCCCAAGTGGACATACCCAGGGAGCTGCTGTTTTTTGGTGCTCCCTTATGAAACGTTTGAAAAAGATGATTGTATATATAGTTGGGGCTGTTATGATAGTTTTAGTTGCACTTTCTAGATTATATTTAGGAGTGCATAGACCTGTTGATGTTGTGGGAGGATTTGTATTTGGAATAATTTGTGTAATAGTTTTGAATAGGATATTTCAATATGATGGATATAAAAAGAACTTAATTGTGTTTCTCTTTATTATTTTGCCAATGATTGTAATTACAGTGTATATTAATGATTCTAAGTTATACAAGGAATTAGGAGCCATAATTGGTTTTGTAATTGGATACAATATAGAAAATAAGTACATAAAATTCAATCCTAAAACCAGTGTGTGTAAGAACCTAATAAAAGTCATTATTTCTGTTTCAGGCCTTTTAATAGTAAGTATACTTTTCAAAACATTTCTACCACATGGACATGTACTTGATTTAATTACATATTTTTGTGGAGTATTGTGGTTTACTGCTGGAGATGGCTTAATTATAGTAAAGTTAAGCTTGTAA
- a CDS encoding FMN-dependent NADH-azoreductase, whose product MKKLLYISVNSKPENISVSKTVGREFVNRFMRKYPEYQLIERDICNEYIPELNHKYFKEKGDIVSGKDYDSLDENDKKAVDKINELCSEFISADVYVIAYPMWSSLFPPRLKMYIDCIMQNGKSIKISEDEAHGLLNDKERSMLCVQSSGGAYPKIISWKLNHGINYLHDIFKYVGIKKFEKLLVEGVDTADIGKQKAMAKAFNELDDLVSKMEVRELIER is encoded by the coding sequence ATGAAGAAATTATTGTATATTTCCGTAAATAGTAAGCCTGAAAATATATCTGTAAGCAAAACTGTTGGAAGAGAATTTGTAAACAGATTTATGAGAAAGTATCCTGAATATCAACTCATTGAAAGAGATATATGCAATGAATATATTCCTGAACTTAATCATAAGTATTTTAAGGAAAAAGGAGATATTGTATCTGGAAAAGATTATGATTCTCTAGATGAAAATGATAAAAAAGCTGTAGATAAAATAAATGAGCTTTGCAGTGAGTTTATAAGTGCAGATGTGTATGTCATTGCGTATCCAATGTGGAGTTCTCTTTTTCCACCAAGACTTAAAATGTACATTGATTGTATTATGCAAAACGGTAAGTCTATTAAAATTTCTGAGGATGAGGCTCATGGTCTTTTAAATGATAAAGAGAGAAGTATGCTTTGTGTACAGTCTTCTGGAGGAGCGTATCCCAAAATAATTTCATGGAAGCTAAATCATGGAATAAATTATCTTCATGATATTTTTAAATATGTAGGAATAAAAAAATTTGAGAAACTACTTGTTGAAGGAGTAGATACAGCTGATATAGGAAAACAAAAGGCTATGGCAAAAGCTTTTAATGAACTAGATGATTTAGTAAGCAAAATGGAAGTAAGAGAACTTATAGAGCGTTAA
- a CDS encoding NUDIX hydrolase: MKTEVYNLGIIKDEELKFAVIVSKFNGKFVYAKHKKRETWEIPGGHRELNEDIDKTAERELKEETGAIKFTIKPVCDYSVKNDGQSQDYGRVYYAQIEELGKLPDFEIGEIKLFDYMPEKLTYPEIQPILFKYVLEY; the protein is encoded by the coding sequence TTGAAAACTGAAGTATATAATTTAGGAATTATTAAAGATGAAGAATTAAAATTTGCGGTTATAGTTTCAAAATTTAATGGAAAATTTGTATATGCAAAACATAAAAAGAGAGAAACGTGGGAAATTCCAGGTGGACATAGAGAATTAAATGAGGATATTGATAAGACGGCAGAAAGAGAACTTAAAGAAGAAACTGGAGCGATTAAATTCACAATAAAACCTGTATGCGATTATTCTGTAAAAAATGACGGACAGTCACAGGATTATGGTAGAGTATATTATGCACAAATTGAAGAACTTGGAAAACTTCCTGATTTTGAAATTGGAGAAATTAAACTATTTGATTATATGCCAGAAAAACTTACATATCCAGAAATTCAACCAATTTTATTTAAATATGTTCTAGAATATTAA
- a CDS encoding NifB/NifX family molybdenum-iron cluster-binding protein: protein MKIAIPNNGTELNHHFGKSKSFIIGTIENSKVEKMEEVSTDQLAHQHEGLADLLVKHNVDVVITGGIGMGALEALKSKGFKVIRGAQGECKDVMESYINGKLEDKNVMCNHHCNH, encoded by the coding sequence ATGAAAATAGCAATACCTAATAATGGAACTGAATTAAATCACCATTTTGGTAAAAGTAAAAGTTTTATAATTGGAACAATAGAAAATAGCAAAGTTGAAAAAATGGAGGAAGTATCTACAGATCAGCTTGCACATCAGCATGAAGGCCTTGCAGATTTACTTGTTAAACATAATGTAGATGTAGTTATAACTGGAGGAATAGGAATGGGTGCGCTTGAAGCTTTAAAAAGCAAAGGTTTTAAAGTTATAAGAGGAGCTCAAGGTGAATGCAAGGATGTTATGGAAAGTTATATTAATGGTAAATTGGAAGATAAAAATGTAATGTGTAATCATCATTGCAATCACTAA